TCCATTCCACCAGGGAGGAAAGCATCCAGGCCAGTTCCTGCACGGCGCCGGCTCCGGCCTCATGATACGGCAAAGTGGAAATACCCAATCCTTTCATACCCGGCATTGTGCCGTCAAGCCATGTTACTGTTTCGGCTATTTCATCAAAAACGGTTTTAAGATCCACGGGAAGAAAACCCTTTTTGGCCAGAAATGCAAAGGGATCCTGATCCACGGCCCCGCTGAGGGATTCGGGATCAACACCTTTTTTATCCAGATAGGCTTTAAAAACCGCCAGAAAAGGGAGAGCAGAAAAACCACCGTCAAGTATCAGATCAACGGCCGGGAGTTCCACGCCGTTTAAAGCCCGTTCAAGGCTTCGCAACCCGGAGATGGAGAGGCCGCCATCCCCGACATGTTCCGTCTTTGCGTAATCGGCATCCTGTCCCAAAAGAGAAGCCGTATCCAGTTTCAGAGTCACACCCGTTTGACCTTTCTTCAAATCATTCAGCAGGGCTTTATTGAATTCTTCCGCCAGGACAAAGGGAAGCTCCTGATTTACAATCCAGGGTTTACCCACATAAGCGGCTGGCGTGTTTCCGCGCAAGCCGTGGTCCACTCCGGGATACATATCGGAGAGTATAGCATCCCGATCCGCCCGGATGTACAGGGGTTCCAGCGTTATGCCTTCATAGGTGGGAGTGCACAGTTTCTTCTCGAAGGGTACCCCCTTAAGAAAAGGCTCCACAATCGCCAGCCACTCTTCATAAGTGGGAATGGGAAAATCGTCCTTCAGCGTAAATCGCTTGTCCAGTTTTACCAATGGATCTTTGCGGGTCTCTGTCATACTTATCCTCTAATCTCTGTCAGATAATGGTTCCGTCTTCAAGAACTGCACCTTTTTTCACCACGACAATGCCATCCCGGATCCAATACTGACTTTCTTCCTTGTAGTCAATCCCATTTTTATTCAGGATTTGTACATCATTTCCGATATGGACATTTTTATCGATAATGGCATTTTTTATCACACAATTGCGGCCGATTCCCAGGGGAATGCTTGTTTCACGGTCTTCTTCAAAATAATCATTACCCATAATATAGGAGGATTCGATCGTCGTTCCGTAATTAATGATGCTCCGGATTCCAATCACTGATTTACGGATGGAAGTAGCCCGGATCATGGATCCTTCCCCCACGGTGGATGACACGATGCAAGAGTCCCCGATATGGCTTCCGGGAAGCATGCGGGCATGGGTATAGATAGGCATCAAAGGATCCCGAAAACAGAAGGGAGGTGTTTGGGAAGTCATGGCAATGTTGGCGTCATAAAAGGAGCGGATGGTCCCGATATCCTCCCAGTATCCATTAAAAAAAAAGGCCTGGACATGATACCCGCTTTCAATGGCTCCGGGGATGATATCACCGCCGAAATCATCTTTCTGAATATCACTCAGGGCTTTTCGGAGAATTTTCTTGCTGAACACATAGATTCCCATAGATCCCCAGTAGGGTTTGTCCGGATTCCCCGTATCGCTGGTCATCTCATCCAGGATTTTATCTTCTTTGGGTTTTTCGGCAAATCTGACAATTCTTCCGTTTGAATCCACCTTCAGCACACCGAAATCCTTGGCTTCTTCCCGTGAAACGGCTTTGACGGAGATAGTGATATCGGCAGCGCTGGACCGGTGATGGTAGACAAACTTGTCATAATTCATCCGGTACAGATGATCGCCGGCCAGAATCAGGTATTCAGTGAATTCCCATTTTTCAAAATGGTGCATATTGTGCCGGACGGCGTCTGCCGTCCCTTGATACCAGTGGGCATTTTCAAAGGTTTGTGATGCCGCCAGAACCTCCAGAAACCCTTGTGAAAAGGGATCAAACTTGTAGGTGCTGTTAATATGCCGGTGGAGAGATTCGCTGTTGAACTGTGTCAAGACGTAAATTCTTCGGATATTGGAATTCAGGCAATTGCTGATAGGTATGTCAATCAACCGGTATTTCCCCCCGATGGGGACTGCCGGCTTGGAACGCACACTGGTGAGGGGAGCCAGCCGTGTCCCCCGTCCTCCTCCAAGTATGAGTGATAAAACACGTCTCATAGGCACCTCATGAATTATAAAATATTAAACCAATAGTCCGCCAGCCAGATTTCAAGCCATGTAAGCACACCGCCCAGAACGGCTCCCGCAAGGGTTTGCATGGGTGTATGGGCTTTCACACGGATTCGGGACCAGCACAATGCGGGAACGATCAGCCAGAGAATTACATGCCGGGGACCGAAAATCAGGGTTGTTGCAGACAGGTAACCGGCAATGCCTGCACAGTGAATACTGATTTTCCACCACAGGGTGATAATACCGTAAATAATCGTATTGATAAAAATGGCAAACAATACGGCATTGAAAACACCCGGAAGCCCGGTCCAGACAGAAATGAAGAACGTGACCAGATAAATGAGGGAAAAAATCATAAACGGAACAATCCGCTGGGATCGTTCGGGGATATCCATGTGGGATGTCATCCCTTTTTTGACCATAAAACCGATAATCAGGACGGGCAGAATAAATGCAGACAGGGAACCGGCAATGATAATTCCCATGGTATCGGCCCGGTTATAGCCCTTATACGTTACCAGGTAGACAATAAATAAAATGC
The DNA window shown above is from Candidatus Neomarinimicrobiota bacterium and carries:
- a CDS encoding glucose-1-phosphate adenylyltransferase, which produces MRRVLSLILGGGRGTRLAPLTSVRSKPAVPIGGKYRLIDIPISNCLNSNIRRIYVLTQFNSESLHRHINSTYKFDPFSQGFLEVLAASQTFENAHWYQGTADAVRHNMHHFEKWEFTEYLILAGDHLYRMNYDKFVYHHRSSAADITISVKAVSREEAKDFGVLKVDSNGRIVRFAEKPKEDKILDEMTSDTGNPDKPYWGSMGIYVFSKKILRKALSDIQKDDFGGDIIPGAIESGYHVQAFFFNGYWEDIGTIRSFYDANIAMTSQTPPFCFRDPLMPIYTHARMLPGSHIGDSCIVSSTVGEGSMIRATSIRKSVIGIRSIINYGTTIESSYIMGNDYFEEDRETSIPLGIGRNCVIKNAIIDKNVHIGNDVQILNKNGIDYKEESQYWIRDGIVVVKKGAVLEDGTII